The genomic region ATAATTTTAGCGGCTGGTCTTGGCACCAGAATGAAATCAAAACGTCCAAAAGTCCTATTTGAACTTTGCGGTGAGCCAATGATCATTCACATCTTAAAGCAAGCTTATGCGATCACAAATGACGTTAGCGTCGTGCTTCACTACGAAAAAGAGTTAATTAGTCAAAAAATAAAAGAAATTTTCCCTCAAACTAAAATTTTTGAGCAAGATCATACAAATTTCCCAGGCACTGCTGGAGCGATAAAAAGCGTAAATTTAAGCGGCGAAAAGGTGCTTGTCACTTGCGGCGATATGCCTCTTGTAAAATCAACCGATCTAATGCGTCTAGCAAATGCCGAAGCTGACGTGGTTATGAGCTCTTTTGAAGCAGCAAATCCTTTTGGCTACGGCAGAGTCATCATAAAAAACGGCAAAGTTGAAGGTATCGTCGAGCAAAAAGATGCTAGCGAAGCGCAGCTTGCGATAAAAAGCGTAAATGCTGGCTGCTACTGCTTTAAACGCGAAGCGCTAGAGCAAATTTTACCGCTCATAAGCAACCAAAACGCGCAAAAAGAGTACTACCTAACAGATGCCATAAAAATAGCAAATGAAAAGGGCTTAAAGTGCGTTGCAGTAAATGTTAATGAGCAAAATTTCATGGGCATAAACGATAAATTTCAGCTTAGCATCGCTGAAAAGATCATGCAAGATGAGATCAAACAAAATTTGATGAAGGCTGGCGTTTTGATGCGCATGCCAGAGAGCATTTTCATAGACAGCAGGGCCAAATTTGAAGGCGAGTGCGTGCTCGAAGAAAACGTAAGTATCCTTGGCGAGTGCGTCATCACAGAGAGTATCATCAAAAGCTCATCAGTGATAGAAAGCAGCGTCATCAAAAACTCAGACATCGGTCCACTAGCTCACATCAGGCCAAATTCTGAAATTTCTGACACACACATAGGAAATTTTGTCGAAGTTAAAAAAGGCGTTCTTAGCGGCGTAAAAGCTGGGCATTTGAGCTATCTTGGCGACTGCGAGATAGAAAGTGGCACAAATATCGGTTGTGGCACGATCACATGCAACTACGATGGCAAAGCAAAATACAAAACCAAGATCGGCAAAAACGTCTTTGTTGGCTCAGATACGCAGCTAGTTGCCCCTGTAAATATTGCTGATAATGTCATCATCGCAGCAGGTAGCACCATCACAAAAGATGTTGAGAGTGGAGCGCTAGCGATTAGCAGAGCTAGACAAGAGAACAAAAGCGGCTTTTTTGAGAAATTCTTTGGCAAAGATGATGTTAAAAAATAAGAAAATTTTACTTGCCGTTTGCGGCAGTATCGCCTTTTATAAGGCATTCGAAATTTTATCGCTACTTAAAAAGCAAGGCGCTGATGTTTATGTGGCTTTAAGTGATGGAGCGCTTGAATTTTGTAGTGTAAGCGGCTTTGAAGCGCTAAGTGAGCATAAAATTTTAAGCTCACAAACGCAAAACTGGCAAGATGGTGTAAATCACATATCCTACTCTAAAATGGATCTAGTTCTC from Campylobacter concisus ATCC 51562 harbors:
- the glmU gene encoding bifunctional UDP-N-acetylglucosamine diphosphorylase/glucosamine-1-phosphate N-acetyltransferase GlmU, whose protein sequence is MNNTSIIILAAGLGTRMKSKRPKVLFELCGEPMIIHILKQAYAITNDVSVVLHYEKELISQKIKEIFPQTKIFEQDHTNFPGTAGAIKSVNLSGEKVLVTCGDMPLVKSTDLMRLANAEADVVMSSFEAANPFGYGRVIIKNGKVEGIVEQKDASEAQLAIKSVNAGCYCFKREALEQILPLISNQNAQKEYYLTDAIKIANEKGLKCVAVNVNEQNFMGINDKFQLSIAEKIMQDEIKQNLMKAGVLMRMPESIFIDSRAKFEGECVLEENVSILGECVITESIIKSSSVIESSVIKNSDIGPLAHIRPNSEISDTHIGNFVEVKKGVLSGVKAGHLSYLGDCEIESGTNIGCGTITCNYDGKAKYKTKIGKNVFVGSDTQLVAPVNIADNVIIAAGSTITKDVESGALAISRARQENKSGFFEKFFGKDDVKK